In Bacteroidia bacterium, one genomic interval encodes:
- a CDS encoding TlpA disulfide reductase family protein, whose translation MKIILTLFLAATVSICNAQNVILSGKITNPKSDSIMISGDNLKKSIIIYLNKDGSFSDTMKLKRDYYKITHGDEFTDAFLKPDDKLYFTLDTKMFDESVKYKGVGENENNYLAQKILLEEKLEILDNMTVICRYDETEFLKTVDSAAILKTELLKGFVLDKEFAAAEKKDIEFARLDNIASYEMYHRYITHDNEFKVSESYPDVFKNLNFNDESSVQNERYLKLLSDYFTKQAFKQIREDSTQNFLMEFSNAVLERVQSALVRNSLVSLVAEDGLKRGDDLKVSYAALKKLVSDKDVQVSLDEKYALLSKLQKGNTSPDFSLQDIKGKTFSLSDFKGKVVYIDVWATWCGPCKAEMPFMKKIQEDLKGKNIAFIGICTWDKQESWKKYLEENKLQGTQLFAPDKEIPFLKEYDIKGIPHFILLDKEGKIIEADAARPSDPQLKKLIESLL comes from the coding sequence ATGAAAATAATACTTACATTATTTTTGGCAGCAACAGTTTCTATTTGCAATGCACAAAACGTAATTCTTTCCGGAAAAATAACAAATCCGAAATCAGATTCAATTATGATATCTGGCGATAACTTAAAGAAGAGTATAATTATTTATTTAAATAAAGATGGGTCATTTTCCGACACGATGAAGTTGAAGAGAGATTATTATAAAATTACGCATGGCGATGAGTTTACTGACGCTTTCCTAAAACCGGATGATAAACTTTATTTTACACTTGACACCAAAATGTTTGATGAATCGGTAAAATACAAGGGTGTTGGAGAAAATGAAAACAACTACTTAGCTCAAAAAATACTTTTAGAAGAGAAGTTAGAGATATTAGATAATATGACTGTGATTTGTCGTTATGATGAAACAGAGTTTTTAAAAACCGTTGATTCCGCTGCTATCCTTAAAACTGAATTGCTAAAAGGATTTGTTTTAGACAAAGAATTTGCTGCTGCCGAAAAAAAAGACATTGAGTTTGCCCGGTTGGATAACATAGCAAGTTATGAAATGTATCATAGATATATAACTCATGATAATGAATTTAAAGTATCTGAAAGTTATCCTGATGTTTTTAAAAATTTAAATTTTAATGATGAGTCATCAGTACAGAATGAGCGTTATTTGAAATTATTGTCAGATTATTTTACCAAACAAGCATTTAAACAGATTCGAGAAGATTCTACTCAGAATTTTTTAATGGAATTTTCAAATGCCGTTTTGGAAAGGGTGCAGAGTGCTTTGGTTAGAAATAGTTTAGTAAGTTTGGTTGCCGAAGATGGTCTCAAGCGTGGAGATGATTTGAAAGTTTCTTATGCTGCTTTAAAGAAATTGGTTTCTGACAAAGATGTGCAAGTAAGCTTAGATGAAAAGTATGCGTTATTGAGTAAATTACAGAAAGGTAATACTTCACCTGATTTTTCTCTTCAGGATATTAAAGGAAAGACTTTTTCGTTGAGCGACTTCAAAGGTAAGGTTGTCTATATTGATGTTTGGGCAACATGGTGTGGTCCATGTAAGGCCGAAATGCCCTTCATGAAAAAAATTCAAGAAGACTTAAAAGGAAAGAATATTGCTTTTATTGGAATTTGTACTTGGGATAAGCAAGAAAGCTGGAAGAAATACTTAGAAGAAAACAAATTGCAAGGAACACAACTTTTTGCACCTGATAAGGAAATACCATTTCTAAAAGAATATGATATAAAAGGTATTCCACATTTTATACTACTTGATAAAGAAGGCAAAATAATTGAGGCTGATGCAGCACGCCCATCTGATCCACAGTTAAAAAAGCTAATTGAGTCATTGCTGTAA
- a CDS encoding S8 family peptidase has product MNFSLAKKLAGPNSFTRPLSLFAQGDVGIIQNYVLQNSGKVKFVAGNIVSMILPLGAVNGLIALHGVEAVEDNGMQLVALDDSMRVRNNINPIQNGMAPLPQGYDGNGVVMGFIDSGIDFTHPDFKHTNGSTRVLYIWDHNLTVGNAPMPYNYGTEFTAADIDAGNASTHVDNSNGHGTHVTGMGAGNGLALNDHKGVAPAADIISVCVNWNLSDNDWLTTVADAVNYIYSKAFALNKPCVINISAGTYYGSHDGKDLQAQAISNLISQRNGRSLVCAAGNAGNIPIHVQHSHAVSSDTSFTWFSYNPAYGNSIYLEMWADVANFAQMKFAIGADNVTSGYELQTMGNYYTVSQNLGTIRTDTLWGVSGSRIALVQRFASLANGRYSMIFNIIPDSTQYRFRLSSTQTGKFDLWSFQMTPSSALPTPQQFPEIVNYIAPDYDQTIVSSFSCSDKVITVGEHKNRMTYMDCTNNLFVSTTNYTPGTLAPQSSHGPTRDARLKPEICASGGMSIAAGAYNVLPNLPVTSKALGCMHIRDGGTSTASPVVAGIAALILQRYPNASWQEIKNCITQNAMVDSLVIGTIPNNSWGYGRADGFAAMLGCSFLTINEHNSQIGTIYPIPFNHSFQINAMKQLSTIKIFNPLGQVVYQTSFNSDASQKITITPSLPTKGVYFAQLISTDGYKQTIKLIYQ; this is encoded by the coding sequence ATGAATTTTTCACTGGCAAAGAAGTTGGCCGGGCCTAATTCATTCACACGTCCTTTATCGTTGTTTGCCCAAGGCGATGTTGGAATTATTCAGAACTATGTTCTACAGAATAGTGGCAAAGTAAAGTTTGTTGCAGGAAACATTGTTTCAATGATTTTGCCATTAGGTGCAGTTAATGGGTTGATAGCATTACATGGTGTTGAGGCTGTTGAAGACAATGGAATGCAACTTGTTGCGCTGGATGATTCTATGCGTGTGCGTAACAACATAAATCCTATCCAGAATGGTATGGCTCCTTTGCCACAGGGTTATGATGGCAATGGCGTAGTTATGGGTTTTATTGATTCAGGAATTGATTTTACGCATCCAGATTTTAAACATACTAACGGCAGTACACGTGTGTTATATATATGGGACCATAATTTAACGGTGGGAAATGCACCAATGCCCTATAATTACGGAACTGAATTTACAGCAGCTGATATTGATGCAGGAAATGCTTCAACTCATGTAGATAACAGTAACGGACATGGCACACATGTCACCGGTATGGGTGCCGGTAATGGACTTGCATTGAACGACCATAAAGGTGTGGCACCTGCTGCTGATATTATTTCTGTATGTGTAAACTGGAATCTTTCAGACAATGATTGGTTAACCACAGTTGCTGATGCTGTAAATTATATTTATTCAAAAGCTTTTGCACTTAATAAGCCATGTGTAATTAATATCAGTGCCGGAACTTATTATGGCTCTCATGACGGAAAGGACTTGCAGGCTCAGGCAATCTCCAATCTCATTTCTCAACGTAACGGCAGGTCGTTGGTATGTGCTGCAGGTAATGCAGGAAACATCCCCATTCATGTACAGCACTCACATGCTGTTTCTAGTGATACATCGTTTACATGGTTTAGCTATAACCCGGCCTATGGCAATTCTATTTATTTAGAAATGTGGGCTGATGTAGCAAACTTTGCGCAGATGAAATTTGCAATTGGTGCAGATAATGTAACCTCTGGTTATGAACTTCAGACAATGGGGAACTATTATACGGTTTCTCAAAACTTGGGAACAATTAGGACTGATACGTTATGGGGTGTTTCAGGAAGCCGTATTGCGCTTGTACAGCGTTTTGCTTCACTTGCCAACGGACGTTACAGTATGATTTTTAATATTATTCCGGACAGTACTCAATATCGCTTCAGACTTTCTTCAACACAAACCGGAAAGTTTGATTTATGGAGTTTTCAGATGACACCATCTTCAGCACTGCCAACACCACAACAGTTTCCTGAAATAGTAAATTATATTGCACCCGATTATGACCAGACTATCGTAAGTAGTTTTTCATGTAGCGACAAAGTAATAACTGTTGGAGAACATAAGAACAGGATGACTTATATGGACTGCACCAACAATCTTTTTGTTTCAACAACCAACTATACTCCCGGAACATTGGCCCCTCAAAGTAGTCATGGTCCTACACGTGATGCACGTCTCAAACCTGAAATTTGTGCCAGCGGTGGAATGTCTATTGCTGCAGGTGCTTATAATGTGTTACCCAATCTTCCTGTCACCAGTAAGGCATTAGGCTGTATGCATATTAGAGATGGAGGTACTTCTACAGCATCACCTGTTGTTGCCGGCATTGCTGCGTTAATTCTTCAACGCTATCCAAATGCATCATGGCAGGAAATTAAAAATTGCATTACACAAAATGCAATGGTTGATTCATTAGTTATAGGTACAATACCAAACAATAGTTGGGGATATGGCCGTGCTGATGGATTTGCAGCCATGCTTGGTTGTAGTTTTCTTACAATCAATGAACACAACTCACAAATAGGCACTATTTATCCAATTCCTTTTAATCATTCTTTTCAGATAAATGCAATGAAACAACTATCAACAATAAAAATATTTAATCCATTAGGGCAGGTAGTTTATCAGACATCATTCAATAGTGATGCATCACAAAAAATAACAATCACACCATCATTACCCACAAAAGGTGTTTATTTTGCTCAATTGATTTCTACTGATGGATATAAGCAAACCATAAAATTGATTTATCAGTAA